GATCACCGCCGGCCAGTGCGTGCTGATACACGGTGCGGCAGGTGCAGTCGGCTCCGTCGCCGTACAACTCGCGCACGAGGCCGGCGCCTACGTCATCGGCAGCGGACGCGCGGTTCAGCGCGAGCAGATTTTGGGGCTTAAGGCGGATGAATTCGTTGACCTGGGTAGCGATTCGATTGAAGATGTCGGTGCGGTTGATGTGGTGTTCGATGTCCTTGGCGGTGAGACCCTTGATCGTTCAGCGCAATTGGTGCGTGCCGGTGGCACGCTGGTCACCATTGCCGAGCCCCCACGGATCATTCCCCGGGGAGCGCGTGCGGTCTTCTTTGTCGTCGAACCAGACCGTGCACAGTTGACTTTTCTGGAAGAAAGATTGCGCGACGGCAGAATACGCCAAGACATCGGGTGCATTCTTCCCCTCGAGAACGCGGTGAGGGCTTTCGACCCCGACCATAAGACTCCCGGCAAGACGATTATCCAGTTGCTCGCCGCCGCTCGAGGCGACAAGTCGCGTCAATCCGAAAGGGGATGAGCCCACATGGTTCCGAAAGTTCTGCTTGTCGCCATGGGCGCCGCCGTGATGCTGGTGCCCGTGGCCTGCGCCGGACGTTCGCCGCAAAATGTGGGCGAAAACCCGGTAGTCCGAGAAGTATTCGATCGGCCGACCAATGTGCCTGGAAAGTCCTTGATATCAGTGACCGTGAGTTATCCGCCGGGCACAAAAAGTATGGCTCACCGTCATGCGAAGTCAGCATTCATCATGGCGTACGTGATCTTAGGTGCGATTCGCAGCCAAGTCGAGGGCCAGCCATCACGGGTGTATCACGCCGGCGAAACCTGGTACGAAGACCCCGGCGCGCACCACACGATCGGCGAAAATGCCAGCGCCACAGAGCCAGCCGAGTTACTCGCAGTCTTCCTGGTCGATACCGGAGATGGACCGTTGACTACCGATGACGCGACCACGCAGTAGGAGGATTTGTGTACACGCTTGACCGAGTCAAGGTCGTCGAGCTAGCGCTGCGCGTGTCGCTCGCGACGGCCTTTCTGTCCGCAGTTGCTGACCGATTCGGGTGGTGGGCACCGCTCGGGCAGGGCAGTTGGGGGAGCATGGGTGCCTTCACCGCGTACACCCATCAGCTGATTCCGTTGGCCTCCGGATGGTTACTGTCCGTCATCGTGTGGGCTTCCACTGCCGCCGAAGTGATCCTGGCGGTCTTGCTTCTCATCGCATGGAGGCCCGCGCTTGTCGGTGCGGCAACATGCCTGTTGCTCATTATGTTTGGGGCCAGCATGGCGGTATCTATCGGACTGGAGGCACCGTTCAGCTACAGCGTTTTCTCCGCGGCCAGCGCTGGCGCGGCGTACGCGATACTCGGCACAAGGTCGCCGTCGCATACGAGTTGACGTCCTTGAGAGTCACTGCAATCTGGACGGCCCATGCCAGCGGCGGATCGCAGCCGCGAACTAGTTTGGCGTGGACACTGCGAGACCGGTAAACACAGAGAAGAGGTCTTGGTAGCGCGCTCCCATTACCCGGACGAGCACATCGAGCAGCTTGGCATCGGGTCCGACGAGCACGCGGGGTTTCTTCTTGCGCACGGCGGTAAGGATGATGCGGGCGGCGGCCTCTGGGCTGGTGATCGCCAGATACTTGTCGAACGCGGCGGCCGCCGCCCGCACATCGATACCTTCCGCGACGGTGGCGTTACGGGCGATGG
This genomic window from Mycobacteroides chelonae contains:
- a CDS encoding NADP-dependent oxidoreductase, which codes for MKAIVAQQGTEGVGLSLMDMPYPHAAENDVIVRVHAAGFTPGELDWPGTWADRSGRDRAPSIPGHEVSGVIAELGYGTTGLTVGQRVFGITDWARNGTLAEYVAVEARNLAPLAADVDHAAAAALPVSGLTAWQAMFVHAQITAGQCVLIHGAAGAVGSVAVQLAHEAGAYVIGSGRAVQREQILGLKADEFVDLGSDSIEDVGAVDVVFDVLGGETLDRSAQLVRAGGTLVTIAEPPRIIPRGARAVFFVVEPDRAQLTFLEERLRDGRIRQDIGCILPLENAVRAFDPDHKTPGKTIIQLLAAARGDKSRQSERG
- a CDS encoding cupin domain-containing protein — its product is MVPKVLLVAMGAAVMLVPVACAGRSPQNVGENPVVREVFDRPTNVPGKSLISVTVSYPPGTKSMAHRHAKSAFIMAYVILGAIRSQVEGQPSRVYHAGETWYEDPGAHHTIGENASATEPAELLAVFLVDTGDGPLTTDDATTQ